CAGCGAGTCGATCGTCAGCGCGGCCGACACGTCCTTGAGCGGCAGGTGCGTGGTGGCCAGCGCGACGCGCAGCGGCCGCTCGCCGGTGCCGGCCAGCATCATCACGACGCGCGACGTGCCGGTGCGTTCGGCCAGGTATTCGGTGTGGCCGGTGAACGGCACGCCGGCATCGTTGATCGTGCTCTTCTGCAGCGGCGCCGTGACGATCGCGTCGTAACGGCCCGCCACCGCGCCGTCGATCGCCGCGTCGAGCAGGCCCAGCACGTAGCGGCCGTTGGCCGCGTCGAGCTGCCCGGCCCGCGCCGGCACGGCGAGCGGGCGATGCGCCAGCTCCACGCGGTTACCGACGCCGAGCGCGGCCGGATCGATGCCGACCGCCTGCGCGCGCTCGGCGAACAGCGCCGCGTCGCAAAGCACCTCGAAGCGCGCGTCGGGCCAGCGCACCGGCGCCTCGGCAAGCGCGCGCGCGCTCAGCTCGGGGCCGACCCCGGCCGGCTCGCCGGTGGTGATCGCGATGCGCAGCGTCGGGGCGGTGGGCATGGCGGGCTCGCTCAGAGTTGCGGCTGGCCGATCTTGATCTGCACGTAGGACGAATCGCGCAGTTCGCGCAGCCAGTCGGCATAGGCCTGCTCGGCCTTGCGCTGGCCGATCGCCTGGCGCGCGATGTCCATCTGCTGCTGGACCGAGCCTTCGGCGTCGCGGCGGCCGAGCACCTGGATCAGGTGATAACCGTACTCGGTGCGCACCGGGTTGCTGATCTGGCCGTCCTGCAGCGTGTTCATGGCGCGCTCGAATTCCGGCACCGTCTCGCCCGGGCTGATCCAGCCCAGATCGCCGCCCTGCGAGGCCGAACCGTCCTGCGAATAAGTGCGCGCGAAGCTCGCGAAATCGCCGCCCGCCTCCACCTGGTTGCGGATGTCGATCAGCTGCTGGCGCGCCTGCGCCTCGGACTTGCCTTCGCCGACGCGCAGCAGGATGTGGCGCACGTGGGTCTGGACGATCTTCGGCGACGCGGCCGAGGTGCCCTGCGCGGTGCGGCGATCGACCAGGCGCACGATCTCGAAGCCGTCCGGCACGCGGATCAGCGTCGGGTTGACCTGGCCCGGGCGCAGCTGCGCGACGGCCTGCACCACGTCGGCCGGCAGCGAGCCCGGCGACTTGAAGCCGAGATCGCCGCCCGACTTCGCGTCCTTCGCCTCGGAATTGTTCTTCGCGAGCCGCTCGAAATCGGCGCCCGGCGCGAGCGCCTGCTTGAGCAGGCCGTCGGCCTTCTTCTGGGCGGCGTCGATCTGCGTCTCCGGTGCGTTCTGCGCGGCGGCCACGAAGATGTGCTCGAGCCGCAGGTCCTGCTGCGAACCGGCGT
The genomic region above belongs to Burkholderia plantarii and contains:
- the pdxA gene encoding 4-hydroxythreonine-4-phosphate dehydrogenase PdxA → MPTAPTLRIAITTGEPAGVGPELSARALAEAPVRWPDARFEVLCDAALFAERAQAVGIDPAALGVGNRVELAHRPLAVPARAGQLDAANGRYVLGLLDAAIDGAVAGRYDAIVTAPLQKSTINDAGVPFTGHTEYLAERTGTSRVVMMLAGTGERPLRVALATTHLPLKDVSAALTIDSLVETLVIIDADLRRHFGLAAPHILVTGLNPHAGENGYLGREEIDVIAPALAAAKARGIDARGPYPADTLFQPRYLEHADCVLAMFHDQGLPVLKFATFGEGINVTLGLPIVRTSVDHGTALDLAGTGRADPGSLIAALDTAVAMARHRRGA
- a CDS encoding peptidylprolyl isomerase, with the translated sequence MKKTLRFAAIVSGLVAAMSLLSVTPAVAQALGSNGAALADEVVAVVNNDVITGRELDQRVGLIARRLQQQKAPVPPADELRLQVLNQMVLERIQVQKAKDDGIVVDDAMVQTTLQRLAAANNMQLDQYRARLEAEGVPWSIFVSDARTELMLSRLREKEVDSKITVSDAEVASYIASQRGPNAGSQQDLRLEHIFVAAAQNAPETQIDAAQKKADGLLKQALAPGADFERLAKNNSEAKDAKSGGDLGFKSPGSLPADVVQAVAQLRPGQVNPTLIRVPDGFEIVRLVDRRTAQGTSAASPKIVQTHVRHILLRVGEGKSEAQARQQLIDIRNQVEAGGDFASFARTYSQDGSASQGGDLGWISPGETVPEFERAMNTLQDGQISNPVRTEYGYHLIQVLGRRDAEGSVQQQMDIARQAIGQRKAEQAYADWLRELRDSSYVQIKIGQPQL